The genomic window CGAACTATACTAAACATGATTTTTTTAAAAATTGTAGTATAGGAGAACAGTTACAAATTGATTGTAAGAAGCCGCTAGTTAAAAATGTGCTTTCAACAATTAATGAATCAGAAGTTATTTATTTTAAAATAATTGATACTATAGTAGGTAAATCATATGAAAGTCAATTTTTATCTGGTAAAGCATTTGTTGCAATTATTAAAATAAGGCAAAAAATACTTTATGAAGCAGATAATAATGAAAAATCTGTACATGTTATAGAAAATCAATTATATAAATGTGTCCACGTGGTTATTCCAGAATTAATAGAGGGAACAGATCCTAAAAAATTGGTTAAAAATAAATTATTACGATATAATGCAGAAATAGAATATGTATCAGTAATAAATTCAAGTAATTATATATTTATAAATATATTTCTTAAAGTTACTATAAACACAATACCTACTTATGAAATATGCTGTTGTGAATGTAAAAATGATGATTCAAGTAAAATGTATATAATGTATGATGATGGTAGCTATAGTATTGAAATGGCTAAATATGATAATGCTAAGATAATAAAACCAACTTGGTCTCCGAATGGAAATTATATAGCATTTCTTTTAAGACAACATAATATGTGTAGATTTTATGTAATAAATTTTAGAGAATTGATGACTGAGAAAATTTTAAATTCACCTAATTTTAATAATATTAATGAGTATTGTTGGATAAAAGGAACAAATAAAGTAGTAATATCATCAACTTTGAATAACAAAAAAGATTTATACTTAATAGATTTAAATACTTTAAAATACAAACAATTAACTTTTGGAGATGGACTTAGTATGAGTTTAAGCCCAAAAAGTTTATCTGAAAATAATATATTATTTTTAAAATCAACTTCTAATATATCTGATATATGGAGCATAGATATTGAAGGACAAAATACAAAAAAGATTACTAAATGTGGATATATAAAAGAATTTAATTGTTCACAGGATGGTAAAGAGATTACCTATGTATTTGGTAAAGGGGGAAATGTAGATTATATATATATTATAGATGTTAGTACAGGTAAAGCAAAGTTAATAATAGATAGAGAAGATATTATTAGAAAAAAAAAGATTAAAATTTCTCCTAATGGTAGATACATTAGTTTTATAGGAAAGAAAAATGATATATTAAATATATATGTATTTGATAGAAATACTGAAATTATTAAATGTATTACTTGTTATTATAGTAGGTATATTAAAATATGTGATTATACTTGGAAGATAGATTCTAGAAAAATATACTATACATCTAATGAATTAGGATATTATAATGTATATTCTATAGATTTACAAACAAATAATAAAGAACAATTAACTAATAGTACAGCTTTAAATAGTTATATTTACTATAGGCCAAAAATAGATTAGAAATCATTAAAATAATTCTAGACATTGTTATAAAAATTATCAATTTTTTAAAATAACGTGGAAATTGCATAAGTAAAAATTCAAATATGTAATGAAATTTTTTCAATAATAATAAAAAGCAGTTAATGAACAATTTAAATTGTATTAACTGCTTTTAAAGTTAGAGCTTTCCCATATTATAAAGAAAGTCCCATTTAATTAGTGTATAGTATTAATTGTTTACTATTAAAATAAACATGGTTCTTGGCTTTAGGTGGAGTTTTACTCTATGTGAAAGTTTATTAACAGAATTCTTAGGCATTTTACTCCTTAGAAGTTGTTATTCTTTAGGAGAAACTGTTATTCATGGTAGTACCATTCTAATACTCCTACTTTAAAGAAGATAGAAGTATTAGAATGGTTAGAAATCGGATAAAATTGATTGACTCCTATTCAGTTATACAGCTATCATTATTTATTTGACTATGATGAAGACAATCGGTATCGCATGGATCAGGTTTTATGACTATAGGTTTAATTTTAACGCAATCATACCATATTTTTATTAAATAATGTGTATCGGCGCAAAGAGGACCAAAAAGAAATTGCCCACATTCATCAGTAAATGTATGTGTTAATGGTTTAGCTGAACAAGGATTGCATGGATTTACAAGTTCAAATAATTTAACTACAGCATCTTTAACAACATTATCGTTATGATCTTTTACTATACCATGTATAACACTTCTTTTTTCTTCAGGAACTTTAACCGTAACTTCTAGTTGCTCATTTTCTTTTGGACAAATATCAAATTTTACTAATCGTGCACCCATAAAAACCTCCTATAAAAATAAAATTTTATTAGCTATCAATTAAATTTATGCAATATAGGATTAAATTAGTATTTAATATAGAAAATTACAAAAAATATACACAATACTTTATTTATATTAGAATGAAGTAAAAAAATAATATAAAATTACAAATATTATTTTTGAAAATATTATATGAATAAATAAATGATAAGGTTAATAAATATATTATTGATGTAGCTTAATAAAAAGGAGAAATATTATTATATGGGTATTATTAGGAATCATATAGATGTAGTTGGTATAACTCCAGAAGATCAACTTCCTAAAAAAATACAAAATGGACAGGTTATTGAATATTCAGAAGTGGAAAATATATTTATTCCTAGAAGCAACTCTAATATTAAGAGTATATATCAAATAGTATTAGACGTAAAAGTAACAGCAAAAAGAAATGTAAATATTCCTATAGGTAACATAGTTATAATTGATGGATTTAAAAAAATAAAAATAATTTATTGTGATAAAGGTCGATATCAAAAAGCTAATGTATTAGATTTAAAATTACCATATAATACTTTTGTTGAGATGCCGGAGGGCAAGGAGGTAGGAAGTGTATATATAAAGATAATAGATGCTTATTTTGACTTGATTGAGGGAAGAAAGTTGTATAGCCATATTGTATATTTGGTAGAGGTCAACTATAAAACAGATAGTTTTATAGAAGATAATTATGAAAAAGAAAAATTAAATGAAGATATTATAAAGGAAGTAGGAATATGTGATGAAAGGATCAATAACAATCAAGATAAATTTAAACCTTTAGTTAATATAGATGCTGAATTTTTATGAGGTGATTTTATGAAGGTGTGTATCGATGGAATAGGTCTAAATATGCTTCAAGGAACGAGCCTATGTTCATATACTTATGAATTCCTAAAAAATTTAACAAAGATATATCCAGAATTGAAGTATAATCTTATTTGGGATAATGATAAAGAAGAGAAGAAATACCTGGAAGATAAGTTAATCTATTTAAATTTAAATAGATTAACTAATGATTACAGTATATTAGAAAATTATATAGAAGAAAATGACATAAATATATTTCATTCTATAAACAATGGATTTAGTATCCCTTATAATAAAAAATGTAAATATGTTAGTACAATATATGATTTACTTCCTATTTTTAATATGAGTTATACAGATAAATTGTATTATGAGAAATTTATGAATTCAATGCCTATAGCTATAGAAAATTCTGATAAAATCATTGCTGTTTCAAAATTTATAAAAGATCAGATTATTGAATATTTTCATGTGGATAATAAAAAAATTGAAGTAATATATCCTGGATGTTCTAATTATTTTAGAAGTATAGATAGTAACATAACTAAAGAATTTATTAAAAAGAACTATAATATATATGGAGAATTTTTACTTTATGTAGGCAGTATACATCCAAGAAAAAATTTACATGTACTATTAAAAGTTTTTAAAAGTATAAAGTATTATAATGCAACTAAAAATACGAAATTGGTAATAATAGGGAACTATAAAGGAAAAGCATATGAATATTATCTAAAGCTAAAATCATTAGCACGTTTTTTAAAAATACAAGATGATGTTATTTTTACAGGATCAATAGATTATCAAGATACTCTTTATTTTTATAATTCTAGTGAATGTTTAATAAATTTATCTTTATATGAAGGATTTCCTTTATCAGTTATAGAGGCTATGGCCTGTGGAACTCCTGTTATATGTAGTAATAATAAGATATTTAATGAAATTATAGGTGATTATGCTATATTAGTAGATGTAGATGATGAAGTTTATATAAAAGAAAACATATTAGAATGTTTAATAAATCATAATTATAAAAAGAAACTTTGTAAAAAGGGGATAAAAAAAAGTCTAGAATATAAATGGGAAAACAATGTTTTTAAAATGCATGGTGTTTATGAATCATTAATGGACCCACATATTAAATGAATAAAAACTTGTGGTATTTGTTTAAAAAAGCATTTACTACAAGTTTTTATATGTTAGTTTCACATTTTCAATCATAAATATATGCTATAATGATTTATTACAATAGATATTATTAGATTGGAAACAATATATAATAAAAAATATATTAATAGTACAATTTAAACATATATTTAAGGAGATGTAAAAATGGGATATAAGTTGATATGTTTAGACATGGATGGAACTGTGCTAGATGATAAAAAGAAAATTAGTCATAGAAATAAAGAAGCTATAAAAAAGGCTCATGATAAAGGTGTGAAAATTGCTATATCTACAGGAAGAGTATTTGCTTCAGCAAGGTATTATGCTGAGATTTTAGGAATAAAAGCTCCTATTATAGCTTCAAATGGTGCATATATAAGAGAAAAAGACAAAGACGAAGTTATATACGAATCTTTGTTAGATAAGGAAGTGTGCAAAAATATATGCCGTATTATTGAAAAATATGATTTTTTTAATTATTTCAATACATATAATAGGATAATAGCCAATAAGCCTTTTCCAAAACAAAATATATATCGTTTAATGAATGAGGAATTACCTAATAATATGAAAATATCATTAGATGTTGTATCAGACATTAAAGAGGTTCTAGATGATGATAGTAATAGAATTGTAAAATTTATATCTCTTAGTGATGATTATGATAATTTAAATAAGGCAAGAGAAGAAATAGATGCTTTAGGAGGTCTTGAAATAGTAAGATCTAATATTAATAATTTTGAAGTTATGAATAAAGGTTGTTCAAAAGGTAAAGCAGTAGAAAGGTTGGCAGAATTTTATGATATTAAAAAAGATGAAGTAATCTGTATTGGCGATTCAGAGAATGATCTATCTATGATAAAATATGCAGGTATGGGAATAGCTATGGGAAATGGAGAAGATTATATAAAGAGTAATGCAAAATATATTACAGATACAAACAACAATGATGGTGTTGCAAAAGCCATTGAAAAATTTATTTTATAATTATAGTTAAGTTTTAATAAGCTGTTGATTTTGTATAATTGGAAAATAATTGTAGATTTAATAAACTTAAATTAAAGCTTATAATATATATTTAAAGAGAAATATACTATATGTATTTTATACTTTACCTAATATATTAATTAAGGTAATATATAAGAAGTGGTAGCTGAATAGGGGGGGAAAAGATGAAAATAGAAAGTCCGAATTTACACATAGTTTTATTTGAACCAGAGATACCTCAAAATACAGGCAACATAGGAAGAACGTGTGTACTAACCAATTGCAGATTACATTTGATTAAACCTTTAGGATTTCAATTAGATGATAAACATGTAAGAAGAGCTGGACTAGATTACTGGCCTCATTTAGATATAGAGATTCATGAATCGTTTGATGATATGATAGATAAGTATCCGAATGCAACGGTATATCTTTCAACTACAAAAAATAGTAAACATCACCATGACGAAGTAAATTATAAAAAAGGGGACTTTATTGTTTTTGGTAGAGAGTCTTCTGGACTTCCAGATTACATAAGAGATAAATATGTTGAAAATAGAATTAGAGTTCCTATGATAGATGAAACTACTAGATCTTTAAATCTTTCCAATACTGTTTCAATTGTAGCATATGAGGCGCTAAGACAAATGGGTTTCCCAGGTATGAAATAAGGAGGAAATTCCATGGAAAAAATAAAAATAATAACAGACAGTACCTGTGATTTGAATAAAGATATAGTTAATAGGTTGAATTTAAAGGTTATTCCTTTAATAGTTAATTTTGGTGAAGAAAGTTACTTAGATGGAATTAACATAGATATTCATGAGTTTTTAAGAAAATTAAAAGAACAGGATATTTTTCCTGCTACAGCACAAATTAACCCTAAAAGATTTTATGATATATACAAACAATATTTAGATGATGGATATAAAATAATTTCAATACACTTATCGTCTAAGATGAGTGGAACGTATAATTCAGCTTGCATTGCAAAAGATATGCTTGAAACTGATGATATAGTTGTAATAGATAGTATGAATGTAACATCTGGTTTAGGGCTACTAGTTATGAAAGCTGTTGAACTAAAGGAAAAAGATTATAATATATATGAAATAGAGGAAGAATTAAAAAGAGTCATTCCTAGAATAAAATGTGCCTATGCATTTTCTAGTTTAGATAATTTAGTTAAAGGAGGGAGGCTTTCAAAAACAGCTGGAGTTATTGGAAGCTTTCTTGGGATTAAATTAATATTATCTGTAGTGGATGGGGAAATGGCTTTAATTAATAAAGTGCGAGGTACTAAAAAAGCTATAAGAACTATATTGGAACATTTAGAAGAAAATGAAATAGATACTAAAGAAAATTGTATACTGCTTCATATAGATAATTATGATGTACTTCCAGTACTAAGAGAAGAATTGGGAAAAAAAGAAAGCGTATACTGGGAATGTGAAGTAGGATGTGTAGTTGGAACTCACAGTGGACCAGATGCTTGTGGTATAGCTTATATAGGAAAATAAGATGGGATCTTGTATAAAAACACAAATATATAATTTTTAATATATTTGTGTTTTATTTGAGTTGGCAAAACTAAATATATGTTGAATTTCGTGACAATTTGTATGATAATGTAAAACTATATATATTTTTATATTTTAGATTTATGATATAATATAATTGTACTATATGTAAAGTGGTGATAAATTATGAAAATGGAGTTTAAACTGAACTTAACCCAAGAACAAAAGCTTATAATGACGCAGCAAATGCAATTATCAGTAAAATTATTACAAATGTCAAATTTTGAAATTCAAAAATATATAGAAAAAGAACTTCAAGAAAATCCTGTATTAGATGCTGAATATAAGAAAAATGATAATGATAAAATAAAAGATGAAATCGATTATAAAAAATTTATGAAATTTTTAGAATCTGATGATTATGGACATGGAGGCTATGGAGGCTATAGTAAAGATGAAGAAGAGGTTTCACCCTTTAACTTTATTAGTGCAAAAAAATCATTAAAAGAGTTTTTAATAGATCAGCTGATAGAATTACAAGAAACGAATTATATAAAGGCTATATGTGAATATATTATCGAAAATATAGATAAAAAGGGATATTTAGCTACTAGCATGGAAAATATTGCAGAAGAATTATCCATTCCTATAGAAGCAGGCGAAAAATGTTTGAAAATTGTACAATCGTTGGAACCTGATGGAATAGGAGCAAGAGATATAAAAGAATGTTTAAAAATTCAATTAATAAAAAAGGACTTAAAAGATAATAAACTTTTTAGCATAATTGATAACTATTTAGAATTATTAGCAGATAACAAATATAATGTTATTGCTAAAAATTTAAATATAACTCCTCAACAAGCTCAAAAATATGGGGATTTAATAAAAACTTTAGAACCAAAACCATCAAGAGGTTTTTATAC from Clostridium sp. MB40-C1 includes these protein-coding regions:
- a CDS encoding DegV family protein; translated protein: MEKIKIITDSTCDLNKDIVNRLNLKVIPLIVNFGEESYLDGINIDIHEFLRKLKEQDIFPATAQINPKRFYDIYKQYLDDGYKIISIHLSSKMSGTYNSACIAKDMLETDDIVVIDSMNVTSGLGLLVMKAVELKEKDYNIYEIEEELKRVIPRIKCAYAFSSLDNLVKGGRLSKTAGVIGSFLGIKLILSVVDGEMALINKVRGTKKAIRTILEHLEENEIDTKENCILLHIDNYDVLPVLREELGKKESVYWECEVGCVVGTHSGPDACGIAYIGK
- a CDS encoding tRNA (cytidine(34)-2'-O)-methyltransferase, giving the protein MKIESPNLHIVLFEPEIPQNTGNIGRTCVLTNCRLHLIKPLGFQLDDKHVRRAGLDYWPHLDIEIHESFDDMIDKYPNATVYLSTTKNSKHHHDEVNYKKGDFIVFGRESSGLPDYIRDKYVENRIRVPMIDETTRSLNLSNTVSIVAYEALRQMGFPGMK
- a CDS encoding carboxypeptidase regulatory-like domain-containing protein; the encoded protein is MGARLVKFDICPKENEQLEVTVKVPEEKRSVIHGIVKDHNDNVVKDAVVKLFELVNPCNPCSAKPLTHTFTDECGQFLFGPLCADTHYLIKIWYDCVKIKPIVIKPDPCDTDCLHHSQINNDSCITE
- a CDS encoding glycosyltransferase family 1 protein translates to MKVCIDGIGLNMLQGTSLCSYTYEFLKNLTKIYPELKYNLIWDNDKEEKKYLEDKLIYLNLNRLTNDYSILENYIEENDINIFHSINNGFSIPYNKKCKYVSTIYDLLPIFNMSYTDKLYYEKFMNSMPIAIENSDKIIAVSKFIKDQIIEYFHVDNKKIEVIYPGCSNYFRSIDSNITKEFIKKNYNIYGEFLLYVGSIHPRKNLHVLLKVFKSIKYYNATKNTKLVIIGNYKGKAYEYYLKLKSLARFLKIQDDVIFTGSIDYQDTLYFYNSSECLINLSLYEGFPLSVIEAMACGTPVICSNNKIFNEIIGDYAILVDVDDEVYIKENILECLINHNYKKKLCKKGIKKSLEYKWENNVFKMHGVYESLMDPHIK
- the rpoN gene encoding RNA polymerase factor sigma-54; its protein translation is MEFKLNLTQEQKLIMTQQMQLSVKLLQMSNFEIQKYIEKELQENPVLDAEYKKNDNDKIKDEIDYKKFMKFLESDDYGHGGYGGYSKDEEEVSPFNFISAKKSLKEFLIDQLIELQETNYIKAICEYIIENIDKKGYLATSMENIAEELSIPIEAGEKCLKIVQSLEPDGIGARDIKECLKIQLIKKDLKDNKLFSIIDNYLELLADNKYNVIAKNLNITPQQAQKYGDLIKTLEPKPSRGFYTGEETKYIIPEAYIKKIDGEYHIIMNDGGMPRLNINGLYKQIINNEEDKQTVKFVKDKLNSAVFLIKSINQRENTIYRILEKILEVQREYFDYGEQYLKPMTLKEIADYLEMHESTVSRAIREKYIYTDKGTIKIKDLFTTGISRVDSFEDVSAKIIKNKIIELVENEDKKKPFSDQKIADLLKDKNIDISRRTIAKYREEIGIKSSSKRKRF
- a CDS encoding Cof-type HAD-IIB family hydrolase; the protein is MGYKLICLDMDGTVLDDKKKISHRNKEAIKKAHDKGVKIAISTGRVFASARYYAEILGIKAPIIASNGAYIREKDKDEVIYESLLDKEVCKNICRIIEKYDFFNYFNTYNRIIANKPFPKQNIYRLMNEELPNNMKISLDVVSDIKEVLDDDSNRIVKFISLSDDYDNLNKAREEIDALGGLEIVRSNINNFEVMNKGCSKGKAVERLAEFYDIKKDEVICIGDSENDLSMIKYAGMGIAMGNGEDYIKSNAKYITDTNNNDGVAKAIEKFIL